GCACAAGCATTATAACATTTGCATCTAACactcagaaataatttaagcaGATCTCTCCTGAAgactctaaaaatattttaagtccCGTTTATTACACTAGCTAAAAGgacaacatatttttctctgtaattatGTATTCTAAGTTATTTTCCTACCATTCAAAGGGCATCAGTGccacctggggaaaaaaacctactgctctctacattttttcttttaaaaaaactcAATGTTCAATAATTCAAGAGTCTACGTGTATCTAAGCCTGTCAGACAGGTGTTTGGAAAACTTATACAGGAGAAAGAACTGTGAAGGCATGAAGTAAAAGACGACAATACAGCTTATTATGTTCATTCCagatttaaaatacaagctactaaaaaaaagtaaacagaagtaGCTTACACTAAGAGAATCCTCCCCCGTAAGTTCAGGGAAGCATCTGAATTGGACAGGTCAGGTTTTGGTCCAGCACAACGGAACCCTATATATAAGCCAGAAATAGATATATATGGGACACCTTGGAAAGTTCTTCCGTTTTAACGAAGCAGTATCGGCTTTGTAAAGTCTGAGCAAAAAACATAGGCACCACAAACTTTTGTTTAAGGTTCAAACTTACATTAATGTTATGCCCTCCCCCACCCCTCTTTATGCACACATAGTGTATGTTGAAGTTACACACTCAATAAAGTACCTTCAGCATGAAAAGTCTCTTAGGCCATCTGCACGCAGTAACTACATTCAACAATGCAAAATGGGTGACTTGgtcaatctctctctctcccaccccaataatttaatttcaaaccacacaaaacagttttgtgaCACAGTACTCAATGGCTGGGCTTGTCAGAGCTCTGAAACAAGGAGCACAGCTCTTCACAGGTCTGTGTTTCTACCGAACTGAACTGGGACTCCATTGTATTCCAGGCTAAGTCAGCCAGAAGAAAGTCATCCATTGCTGTCTGTGTCTCGTTGCTGGTAAGGAATAAATTCCCCAGATTCTCAAAGCAGCTGTCCATAGTCTGTGTTTCAGCACTATTGAGCTGGACTTTGCTTTCTATGCTCTGATTAGGTATGTTTTTAGTGGCAGGATATACTTCTGTCTGGGTTTCTGTATCCGATGAGTCAGTACTCATGGAGAAACTAGACTGCTTCAGAATGCTTCCTAAAGGCAGGTGGGTATTACTGTCCAAGAAGAAATTCAAGTCTGTCTGTGTCTGCGTATCAAACATCTCCAAACCTAAGAAGTTAGAATTTCCTCTGCAGCTATACGATTGAGTGGCActatctgaaaataagaaatcagtCTGAGTTTCAATGTCCAGCGACTCCAAAACTGGCTCAGAGTTTAGGGTACCAAGCTCACTCTCTTCAGTCTGAGTTTGGATATTGGATGCTGAAAAGAACTCTTCAATGTCAAAGTCTATTCCTGTGCTCTGTGATGGACCAGATGGCAGATGTGTGTCAGCATTAGAGCTAGTCTCGGACAAAAGGCCACGATTATCCAGGGTCTGGCCAGACATGTTTcctgaaaagatattttccagATCACTTAGCAAGTCCATTGTCTGCGTTTGATTATCCATCGTATTTTGAGGTGGAAGTATATTAGTCTGGGTATTAAAGCCGATAAGGGATTCAGACTTCACTGTATCTTGATTGAGGCTCTTGCAATTACTCCTCTGCAGCAAGGCTTGATCTATATTTGCAGCCATTAAGTTGTTTTCTGGAAGCTCAATCTGAGTAGAAACATTATATGATGGATGAACATTGTCAAAGATGTCACCGCACATTACAGCCTGGTCCATTTGCACTCTTCCATCAATGGAGTCCTGTGTTCTGTTGGTTTGAGTCTCTCTAGAAATGCCACATGTAGGGAAACAAGCCTGACTGAAATCATCAGTCTGAGCAGCTATGGATGAAGTCAGTTTGGAAGAAGGCAGCAGCGTCTGCGTTTGTACACTGATGGGTAGTGAAACCTGTGAACTAAATGACAGATCTGTCTGAGAGCAAGAAGACACAGAAGAATCAGGAGTCCAGGCTGCAGCCGGCACAAAGTTCTGTGAAATATAAGATAAGTCAGTCTGTACATTTATTGAAGAAATGTTACTCTTATGACAACCATTCCCTGGTTCTTGACCTGGGCTATTTGGTGCAACCTTGTCCAAGTCAACTTGCACACCAGTACTTACTGGTTCGTTATCACCAGAATTTGTTACTTTTGAGACAGGCATAGTGTCTTTAAATACAAGCGTTTCTGCCTCCAGTGCTGGAATCAGAATCCCTACAGACTGAGGCAAGAAATGAACGGTACTTAAAACTGAACCTTGATTATCAACAGCCACTACAACAGGTTTGACGGAAGAATCTGTTGCAGACACATACACAGGCAAGTGAGCGAGCTGCATCACTGGAAGTTTAACCAAAGCCACCTTGGGCTTTGGCAAAAGCATCTTCGGTGTACATTTTGGCTGTACTTGCTTCGTGAAGTTAGAATTGCAGGAACCTTCAAAAGAGGCCACTAGTTTCACTTCAGATGACTCCAATTCCTGAGTGCCAGGATTACTATTATGTGTATCGATGAgtgctttatttgctttctctgccaACTGCTGATTATGTACGGAggtttccattttccttttcttactaGGAGGATCCCTGTGAATATGAGATCAATAATTTATATTCTCTTCAAGCATAAAACATCTGCCTTCCATGTTTTGAGTCACTGCATTGAAAACAAACTCAAGTCCCAGAGGAGGCTGGAGATGACAGGACAACCAATCCTGATTAACATACCAAAAAATCTCCATGCACTTCAGTTTTGTAAAATTTCATTCCTTACCCTcccatttataaaaaaaaaaaaaaaaaaaaaaaagaaattacttttttttaaatgaagacctATGTTCTAAATGGAGGTTGAGGtttagaagctttttttcccctttgtatGTTAAGCACTCTGATTTGAAGATGTTTACTCTGTTATTTTGATGTGAACTCAGACTGAGTATCGATGAAACAGAGTTTATAAAATTAGCACACAGGTAAAGGTCTCTCATGGAAACAGGATACAATTAGCACTCCTTCACACAAAATTTTGCAGCAGTTCAATCTCCAAGGAAGACAGGCTAGGCCTCAGGAAACAGATTGTcctttatgaaatatatatacacaccttAAGACAACTATGAatcaaaatatgtatatatagctttttttaagagaagaatCCACTAAAACTTATGAAGGTGACTAGACTATTCAGGAAAAACTCAACTGCATTGCACACCAGTTACCAGCTGTAAACATTTCCAAATCATCTCTACTTTCACAGAACTGTAAAAGCACTTCCAACAAGCGTTAGCAGTAACTCACTGTTTTATAcacaaggaaaactgaaaattgatCTTATTGATTAGACAATCATCACtgcctgaaacaaaacacaaactgctaaaagcaacaaaacaaaggaaCTGCTGGAGAGTTAAAACAATGTGAGCCAATCTCAAAAGTAATCAacagaaaggagacaaaaagcCAGTACGTGGGACACCGAGGACTCGGGGATGAATACAAAtagcattattttaattgattcTCTTTTACCTGTGCTCCGCAGGAATTTCGTGGCCAGTTCTGTAAATATGAGACAGTAATGCTGGCCTGCTGGCATACGGGCACCCACAAGTACACCGGAAAGTCTTGCCACAGTCCTCTATGTGCCGTTTCAAATACCATTCTGTACCATAGGAGTTACTACATTTATCACATTTGTGCTTCTTTTCAGCATGCATCTTCATAAAGTGCTACAATACACAATGAAAAGTAAACATTAGCCTTCAGCTAAGTTAAAGATGATTTAGaggaaatatttacattttttctttatttgttaaatAGTACTGAAGAGTAGAATTAGAATCTTTTGAAGTCTCATTAGGAAAAGTTACAAGCTTAAAGAATTGAATGGAAACCATTAAAGTTTGTAAATCTGCTTGTACTATGTGCATCTTACAATATATACTACCTTCGAGTTAAGAAAACTTGAGATTGAATAGAAAAGTTTCATTGCCCAAGCTGGAGTACAGGCGACTAGTGGAATGTAACAATTAACAAGTTTTTATTTGCACGTATTTTGTGTATACACAAAATTCATACTATTTTCAGCTCTCTAAGCTGTGAGAATGATCTCCTGGGAGGTGCCTGATCATATTAGCTCTTTATCAGCAGCTTTCACCACTtcaaaatgcagataaaaatgtATGTGCCCTAATGCCATAGGAATTTTCTTATTGACATTAATGAACTAAAGATGAATCTTGCCAAAGAGTGTAGCAAGTACATGTTGCAACATGGAGACACTCCTGAGGATCTACAACAGAGCAAACATCAGAACTTTTCATTTATGGCACCAAGTGCTAGGTATCCATCTCCTAGGAGCCAGGCTACCACAGGTGACCAGAGAAGAGTGGGTTTTTAATCACTCACAATGAAACAAGTCACACAGAACTCTATCCATGTAGAGTTTCTGcatatacttatatatactG
This genomic stretch from Cygnus olor isolate bCygOlo1 chromosome 12, bCygOlo1.pri.v2, whole genome shotgun sequence harbors:
- the ATMIN gene encoding ATM interactor encodes the protein MHLSKAHRLQDGKFNAPIRKGLKTPQKFYCCPIEGCPRGPNRPFSQFSLVKQHFMKMHAEKKHKCDKCSNSYGTEWYLKRHIEDCGKTFRCTCGCPYASRPALLSHIYRTGHEIPAEHRDPPSKKRKMETSVHNQQLAEKANKALIDTHNSNPGTQELESSEVKLVASFEGSCNSNFTKQVQPKCTPKMLLPKPKVALVKLPVMQLAHLPVYVSATDSSVKPVVVAVDNQGSVLSTVHFLPQSVGILIPALEAETLVFKDTMPVSKVTNSGDNEPVSTGVQVDLDKVAPNSPGQEPGNGCHKSNISSINVQTDLSYISQNFVPAAAWTPDSSVSSCSQTDLSFSSQVSLPISVQTQTLLPSSKLTSSIAAQTDDFSQACFPTCGISRETQTNRTQDSIDGRVQMDQAVMCGDIFDNVHPSYNVSTQIELPENNLMAANIDQALLQRSNCKSLNQDTVKSESLIGFNTQTNILPPQNTMDNQTQTMDLLSDLENIFSGNMSGQTLDNRGLLSETSSNADTHLPSGPSQSTGIDFDIEEFFSASNIQTQTEESELGTLNSEPVLESLDIETQTDFLFSDSATQSYSCRGNSNFLGLEMFDTQTQTDLNFFLDSNTHLPLGSILKQSSFSMSTDSSDTETQTEVYPATKNIPNQSIESKVQLNSAETQTMDSCFENLGNLFLTSNETQTAMDDFLLADLAWNTMESQFSSVETQTCEELCSLFQSSDKPSH